Proteins co-encoded in one Dreissena polymorpha isolate Duluth1 chromosome 12, UMN_Dpol_1.0, whole genome shotgun sequence genomic window:
- the LOC127852453 gene encoding uncharacterized protein LOC127852453 gives MDAADKPTNINTTLHTDEASKYGQKWGAFGTRDSEGNYRLLGLRDMATKSSHDTLETFKEILSDIDLVSKTEEITSAKILTNIKNTMSDRAATETKFNTLLKEYRNEILPLVYKNYEKMNEESQQALSHMNNFFCGLHTLVHMADVSQKSLYEVERSFFENEVPIYNTSFSKQGNSGTVRTVLTACKAFARRGDQKNGCYQGFKTFICDFLKENNMLSLPLQPLRGNRFNILFTNAGHVYFLKEKMIEYLTKTSCTNGLLQSVLQDLQTPFFVSGCKALGLISKFITTPLWRIIESKDITISAMNNKYLELLTFLNDIVNNLEDFIAGKLFPFKEVEIKTDNMLEKLLQPSENDDNVVLILSVIIPAFLDILPGSMSFMLMIRRSILFSLVMIIEREM, from the exons ATGGATGCAGCTGACAAACCAA CCAATATAAATACGACATTGCACACTGACGAGgcttccaaatatggacaaaaatgGGGGGCATTTGGAACAAGGGACTCTGAAGGAAATTATCGTCTGTTAGGCCTTAGAGACATGGCAACAAAATCATCGCATGATACTCTGGAAACATTTAAGGAAATTCTTTCGGACATTGATTTAGTTAGTAAAACTGAAGAGATAACTTCGGCAAAAATTTTAACCAACATAAAAAATACTATGAGTGATAGGGCAGCAACTGAAACCAAATTTAATACTTTGCTGAAGGAATATAGGAATGAAATTTTACCATTagtttataagaattatgaaaaaatgaATGAAGAATCACAACAAGCTTTAAGTCATATGAACAATTTCTTTTGTGGACTGCATACCCTAGTGCATATGGCCGATGTTTCTCAAAAATCTTTATATGAGGTTGAAAgaagtttttttgaaaatgaagtTCCTATTTATAATACAAGTTTTTCAAAACAAGGTAATTCCGGTACTGTCAGGACTGTTCTAACAGCATGCAAAGCTTTCGCACGCAGAGGAGACCAAAAGAATGGCTGTTACCAAggatttaaaacttttatttgtgactttttgaaagaaaataataTGCTGTCTTTGCCCCTACAACCTTTGCGTGGAAatcgttttaatattttatttacaaatgctggccatgtttactttttgaaagaaaaaatgaTAGAATATTTAACCAAAACGAGCTGCACAAATGGTCTTTTACAAAGCGTTTTACAAGATTTGCAGACACCGTTTTTTGTAAGTGGATGTAAAGCTCTTGGTTTAATATCAAAATTTATAACAACCCCTTTATGGCGAATCATCGAAAGCAAAGATATCACAATATCCGCAATGAACAATAAATATCTTGAACTTTTAACTTTTTTGAATGACATTGTAAACAACTTAGAAGATTTTATTGCTGGAAAATTATTCCCATTTAAAGAGGTTGAAATTAAAACTGACAACATGCTTGAAAAACTGTTGCAACCAAGTGAAAATGATGACAATGTGGTTTTGATTCTATCTGTGATAATTCCTGC GTTCCTGGATATCCTGCCTGGTTCAATGTCATTTATGCTGATGATCAGGCGGTCTATTCTATTCAGCTTGGTGATGATTATCGAGAGGGAGATGTAG